A single genomic interval of Drosophila virilis strain 15010-1051.87 chromosome 2, Dvir_AGI_RSII-ME, whole genome shotgun sequence harbors:
- the LOC6632591 gene encoding putative uncharacterized protein DDB_G0291608 isoform X1 → MRSQSRSSCCWLLPLAFVACLLPLPHATAGGKHNHSGVIADAELSASERNRRLIPYMAFYLPAPELPINQQYAVKHASAAGGSQLLPPAAAGAAPSRIPVPVAYMPQTHPQQPHHQTPHYQSGAADVYHTLAVQHGPLPPLSPVHGKETPSPGATFIAYKPLNPTHKHKTVQHFPPLPQQEQQEHHHHHHHHHQQQQQQQQQTEPLQQQYELLPPPPQLQLQFQRQRGKQSKVNLTPFTAQNTLPGHFIPIIYTPLSKPNSNSNSNNNNNNDNDNNELHNANTINYNKNQSPSEIVYHKNSHQTQIVTDYAGDVPSAAGVAASPDSQSSGEAQPEDAVHATPSVGYSVYNEPAIVSSAPATTSAASSTSTNPQTALIVHQKSPAYGHVSKYESYFNMSPDQQQQQQQQQQQQQLTPQEKYVLYLQQRMKQQRQQQQQERLLHHHHQHHQQQQLAQSNTKAGKHPHSHLHTPTAAPPPPPPPPSPSPSHHSQLHNYNGLFVRPEAAQTAQQQQVLHIPLRALMGQLHEQPKDSLLGSPAPPHFIDYLIDGPRQSLDEEQQQQQQQQQQQQLSHQEHSQAAPSHPPQHAYILVTTSAPYAEHSQPPRLPDVQPTRAPVLYKQQPTLRLQPVPPVHKYHATRRPVYISPPTPSDTVKITPKYVYVTSKPSPQSVHSESPQAPPVKLKPIHKYTPERAPASTRPSQVLDTVDDADQLPDIRTSSLAEILHKLQASNHLPQTLTPDNIDNSIKTLIRILQNLKQTQTIVSNPPQHHETKHSSSNSNSPDYDYNTASEEEQPHTPAKVAGNVDADLLQLSGPNKHPGPSTGRAGIDYPNYAEIPKTSFECTQQRYKGFFGDPETNCQVWHYCDLNGGKASFLCPNGTIFSQIALTCDWWFNVKCSTTSQLYVLNERLYKYILPFNPKFPEDYNGPIVDKYLAMKFQEMEEKMRVDKQRKANQQAEKPAARDEASTPALPKNHKPSPKHGSGINAQVYEQSSERNLLIDDEIDDISERGTYDTYGQAPTTIMAPITTTTGQDTQTLGLRPIVVSSTPEPEPELELELEPEHLPGADPELEADTELDGDTPESSEEVNKLQSLRDTNTAAGQKQLETIKVSVEKLEVIEIKTDGTTGHLMPIVSGMGESSKQARK, encoded by the exons ATGCGCAGTCAGAGCCgtagcagttgctgctggTTGTTGCCATTGGCATTTG TTGCCTGCCTGTTGCCGCTGCCTCATGCCACGGCCGGTGGCAAGCACAACCACAGCGGTGTCATTGCAGACGCCGAGCTAAGCGCCTCGGAACGTAATCGTCGCTTGATACCCTATATGGCCTTCTATTTGCCCGCACCGGAGCTGCCCATCAATCAGCAATATGCCGTCAAGCATGCCTCAGCTGCCGGTGGTtcacagctgctgccgcccGCCGCCGCTGGTGCAGCGCCTAGTCGCATACCAGTGCCCGTTGCCTACATGCCACAGACGCATCCACAACAGCCGCATCATCAGACGCCGCATTATCAGTCGGGCGCAGCGGACGTGTATCATACGCTAGCGGTGCAGCATGGCCCGCTGCCACCGCTGTCACCTGTGCACGGCAAGGAGACGCCATCGCCGGGCGCCACATTTATTGCCTACAAGCCATTGAATCCAACGCACAAg cACAAGACGGTGCAGCACTTTCCGCCTTTGCCACAGCAGGAACAGCAagagcaccaccaccaccaccaccatcaccaccagcaacagcagcagcagcagcagcagacggagccactgcagcagcagtacgAGTTGCTGCCACCGCctccgcagctgcagctgcagtttcAGCGGCAGCGTGGCAAACAATCAAAAGTCAATTTAACGCCGTTTACAGCGCAGAATACGCTGCCGGGACACTTTATACCCATTATTTATACGCCGCTGAGCAAAccgaacagcaacagcaacagcaacaacaacaacaacaacgacaacgacaacaatgaGCTGCATAATGCCAATACAAtcaattacaacaaaaatcaGTCGCCATCTGAAATTGTCTACCATAAAAATTCGCATCAAACACAAATTGTTACGGATTATGCAGGAGATGTGCCCTCAGCAGCCGGAGTTGCCGCCTCACCGGATTCACAGTCATCGGGGGAGGCGCAGCCGGAGGATGCGGTGCATGCGACGCCGAG CGTTGGCTATAGCGTGTACAATGAGCCAGCCATTGTGTCATCAGCCCCTGCCACCACATCCGCCGCCTCATCGACATCCACAAACCCACAAACCGCATTGATAGTACACCAAAAGTCGCCGGCATATGGACACGTGAGCAAATACGAGAGTTACTTTAACATGTCGCcggatcagcagcagcagcagcagcagcagcaacaacaacagcagctgactCCGCAGGAGAAGTACGTGCTCTACTTGCAGCAGCGCATGaaacagcaacggcagcagcaacagcaggagcgCTTACTACACCATCATCAccaacatcatcaacaacaacagctggcgCAAAGCAATACGAAAGCTGGCAAACATCCACACAGTCACCTACATACGCCAACTGCAGCACCAcctccaccaccaccaccaccatcaCCATCACCATCCCACCACAGTCAGTTACACAATTACAATGGGCTTTTCGTGCGGCCGGAGGCGGCACAgacagcgcagcagcaacaggtgcTGCATATTCCATTGCGCGCCCTCATGGGTCAACTGCATGAGCAGCCAAAGGACTCGCTGCTCGG CTCACCCGCACCGCCCCACTTCATCGATTACCTCATCGATGGACCGCGTCAGTCGCTAgacgaggagcagcagcagcagcaacaacagcagcagcagcaacagctgtcaCATCAGGAACACTCTCAAGCCGCACCCTCGCATCCGCCACAGCACGCCTACATTTTGGTAACCACCTCAGCGCCCTACGCGGAGCATTCGCAGCCACCCCGACTGCCTGATGTACAACCCACCCGTGCACCTGTGCTATACAAACAGCAGCCCACGTTGCGGCTGCAACCGGTGCCGCCTGTGCACAAGTACCACGCCACCCGGCGACCCGTCTATATCAGTCCACCCACGCCCAGCGATACGGTCAAGATTACGCCCAAGTATGTGTATGTGACCAGTAAGCCGTCGCCACAATCTGTCCACAGCGAGTCGCCCCAAGCGCCGCCTGTTAAACTCAAACCCATCCACAAATACACGCCAGAGCGTGCGCCTGCTTCGACACGACCGAGTCAGGTGCTCGACACGGTGGATGATGCGGATCAGCTGCCCGACATACGCACCTCCTCGCTGGCAGAGATTCTGCATAAGCTGCAGGCGAGCAACCACCTGCCACAAACTCTCACACCCGATAACATAGACAACTCCATCAAGACGCTGATACGCATCCTGCAAAATCTGAAGCAGACCCAAACAATTGTATCCAATCCTCCCCAGCATCATGAGACcaaacacagcagcagcaacagcaacagtccCGACTATGATTACAACACGGCCAGCGAAGAGGAACAGCCGCACACGCCGGCAAAAGTGGCGGGCAATGTCGATGCGGATCTGCTGCAGCTGAGCGGACCAA ATAAACATCCGGGTCCTAGCACAGGACGTGCCGGTATTGATTATCCCAACTACGCGGAGATTCCAAAGACCAGCTTCGAGTGCACGCAGCAGCGTTACAAGGGTTTCTTTGGCGATCCAGAGACCAATTGTCAGGTGTGGCACTATTGTGATCTCAATGGAGGCAAAGCCTCATTCCTATGCCCCAATGGCACAATCTTCAGTCAG atcgcGCTGACTTGCGATTGGTGGTTCAACGTGAAGTGCTCAACCACTTCCCAGTTATATGTGCTAAATGAGCGTCTGTACAAGTATATACTGCCCTTTAATCCTAAATTTCCCGAGGACTACAATGGACCCATTGTGGATAA ATATCTGGCCATGAAGTTCCAGGAAATGGAGGAGAAAATGCGCGTGGATAAGCAGCGCAAGGCCAATCAGCAGGCGGAAAAACCGGCAGCCCGCGACGAGGCATCTACGCCCGCATTGCCCAAGAACCACAAGCCGTCACCGAAGCACGGCAGCGGCATTAATGCTCAGGTCTATGAGCAGAGCTCGGAGCGCAATCTTCTCATCGATGATGAGATTGATGACATCTCGGAGCGCGGCACCTACGATACATACGGCCAGGCGCCAACCACTATAATGGCGcccataacaacaacaacgggccAGGACACGCAAACGCTTGGCTTGAGGCCCATAGTCGTATCTTCCACAccggagccagagccagagctggagctggagctggagccaGAGCATCTGCCAGGTGCCGATCCCGAGCTGGAGGCGGACACTGAGCTGGATGGCGATACGCCAGAGAGCAGTGAGGAGGTGAACAAGCTGCAAAGTTTGCGGGACACAAATACGGCAGCAGGCCAAAAACAGCTCGAGACGATAAAAGTAAGCGTCGAGAAGCTGGAGGTGATTGAGATTAAAACGGACGGCACAACCGGACACCTAATGCCCATTGTCAGCGGCATGGGGGAGAGCAGTAAGCAGGCGAGAAAGTGA
- the LOC6632591 gene encoding putative uncharacterized protein DDB_G0291608 isoform X2 has product MRSQSRSSCCWLLPLAFVACLLPLPHATAGGKHNHSGVIADAELSASERNRRLIPYMAFYLPAPELPINQQYAVKHASAAGGSQLLPPAAAGAAPSRIPVPVAYMPQTHPQQPHHQTPHYQSGAADVYHTLAVQHGPLPPLSPVHGKETPSPGATFIAYKPLNPTHKHKTVQHFPPLPQQEQQEHHHHHHHHHQQQQQQQQQTEPLQQQYELLPPPPQLQLQFQRQRGKQSKVNLTPFTAQNTLPGHFIPIIYTPLSKPNSNSNSNNNNNNDNDNNELHNANTINYNKNQSPSEIVYHKNSHQTQIVTDYAGDVPSAAGVAASPDSQSSGEAQPEDAVHATPSSPAPPHFIDYLIDGPRQSLDEEQQQQQQQQQQQQLSHQEHSQAAPSHPPQHAYILVTTSAPYAEHSQPPRLPDVQPTRAPVLYKQQPTLRLQPVPPVHKYHATRRPVYISPPTPSDTVKITPKYVYVTSKPSPQSVHSESPQAPPVKLKPIHKYTPERAPASTRPSQVLDTVDDADQLPDIRTSSLAEILHKLQASNHLPQTLTPDNIDNSIKTLIRILQNLKQTQTIVSNPPQHHETKHSSSNSNSPDYDYNTASEEEQPHTPAKVAGNVDADLLQLSGPNKHPGPSTGRAGIDYPNYAEIPKTSFECTQQRYKGFFGDPETNCQVWHYCDLNGGKASFLCPNGTIFSQIALTCDWWFNVKCSTTSQLYVLNERLYKYILPFNPKFPEDYNGPIVDKYLAMKFQEMEEKMRVDKQRKANQQAEKPAARDEASTPALPKNHKPSPKHGSGINAQVYEQSSERNLLIDDEIDDISERGTYDTYGQAPTTIMAPITTTTGQDTQTLGLRPIVVSSTPEPEPELELELEPEHLPGADPELEADTELDGDTPESSEEVNKLQSLRDTNTAAGQKQLETIKVSVEKLEVIEIKTDGTTGHLMPIVSGMGESSKQARK; this is encoded by the exons ATGCGCAGTCAGAGCCgtagcagttgctgctggTTGTTGCCATTGGCATTTG TTGCCTGCCTGTTGCCGCTGCCTCATGCCACGGCCGGTGGCAAGCACAACCACAGCGGTGTCATTGCAGACGCCGAGCTAAGCGCCTCGGAACGTAATCGTCGCTTGATACCCTATATGGCCTTCTATTTGCCCGCACCGGAGCTGCCCATCAATCAGCAATATGCCGTCAAGCATGCCTCAGCTGCCGGTGGTtcacagctgctgccgcccGCCGCCGCTGGTGCAGCGCCTAGTCGCATACCAGTGCCCGTTGCCTACATGCCACAGACGCATCCACAACAGCCGCATCATCAGACGCCGCATTATCAGTCGGGCGCAGCGGACGTGTATCATACGCTAGCGGTGCAGCATGGCCCGCTGCCACCGCTGTCACCTGTGCACGGCAAGGAGACGCCATCGCCGGGCGCCACATTTATTGCCTACAAGCCATTGAATCCAACGCACAAg cACAAGACGGTGCAGCACTTTCCGCCTTTGCCACAGCAGGAACAGCAagagcaccaccaccaccaccaccatcaccaccagcaacagcagcagcagcagcagcagacggagccactgcagcagcagtacgAGTTGCTGCCACCGCctccgcagctgcagctgcagtttcAGCGGCAGCGTGGCAAACAATCAAAAGTCAATTTAACGCCGTTTACAGCGCAGAATACGCTGCCGGGACACTTTATACCCATTATTTATACGCCGCTGAGCAAAccgaacagcaacagcaacagcaacaacaacaacaacaacgacaacgacaacaatgaGCTGCATAATGCCAATACAAtcaattacaacaaaaatcaGTCGCCATCTGAAATTGTCTACCATAAAAATTCGCATCAAACACAAATTGTTACGGATTATGCAGGAGATGTGCCCTCAGCAGCCGGAGTTGCCGCCTCACCGGATTCACAGTCATCGGGGGAGGCGCAGCCGGAGGATGCGGTGCATGCGACGCCGAG CTCACCCGCACCGCCCCACTTCATCGATTACCTCATCGATGGACCGCGTCAGTCGCTAgacgaggagcagcagcagcagcaacaacagcagcagcagcaacagctgtcaCATCAGGAACACTCTCAAGCCGCACCCTCGCATCCGCCACAGCACGCCTACATTTTGGTAACCACCTCAGCGCCCTACGCGGAGCATTCGCAGCCACCCCGACTGCCTGATGTACAACCCACCCGTGCACCTGTGCTATACAAACAGCAGCCCACGTTGCGGCTGCAACCGGTGCCGCCTGTGCACAAGTACCACGCCACCCGGCGACCCGTCTATATCAGTCCACCCACGCCCAGCGATACGGTCAAGATTACGCCCAAGTATGTGTATGTGACCAGTAAGCCGTCGCCACAATCTGTCCACAGCGAGTCGCCCCAAGCGCCGCCTGTTAAACTCAAACCCATCCACAAATACACGCCAGAGCGTGCGCCTGCTTCGACACGACCGAGTCAGGTGCTCGACACGGTGGATGATGCGGATCAGCTGCCCGACATACGCACCTCCTCGCTGGCAGAGATTCTGCATAAGCTGCAGGCGAGCAACCACCTGCCACAAACTCTCACACCCGATAACATAGACAACTCCATCAAGACGCTGATACGCATCCTGCAAAATCTGAAGCAGACCCAAACAATTGTATCCAATCCTCCCCAGCATCATGAGACcaaacacagcagcagcaacagcaacagtccCGACTATGATTACAACACGGCCAGCGAAGAGGAACAGCCGCACACGCCGGCAAAAGTGGCGGGCAATGTCGATGCGGATCTGCTGCAGCTGAGCGGACCAA ATAAACATCCGGGTCCTAGCACAGGACGTGCCGGTATTGATTATCCCAACTACGCGGAGATTCCAAAGACCAGCTTCGAGTGCACGCAGCAGCGTTACAAGGGTTTCTTTGGCGATCCAGAGACCAATTGTCAGGTGTGGCACTATTGTGATCTCAATGGAGGCAAAGCCTCATTCCTATGCCCCAATGGCACAATCTTCAGTCAG atcgcGCTGACTTGCGATTGGTGGTTCAACGTGAAGTGCTCAACCACTTCCCAGTTATATGTGCTAAATGAGCGTCTGTACAAGTATATACTGCCCTTTAATCCTAAATTTCCCGAGGACTACAATGGACCCATTGTGGATAA ATATCTGGCCATGAAGTTCCAGGAAATGGAGGAGAAAATGCGCGTGGATAAGCAGCGCAAGGCCAATCAGCAGGCGGAAAAACCGGCAGCCCGCGACGAGGCATCTACGCCCGCATTGCCCAAGAACCACAAGCCGTCACCGAAGCACGGCAGCGGCATTAATGCTCAGGTCTATGAGCAGAGCTCGGAGCGCAATCTTCTCATCGATGATGAGATTGATGACATCTCGGAGCGCGGCACCTACGATACATACGGCCAGGCGCCAACCACTATAATGGCGcccataacaacaacaacgggccAGGACACGCAAACGCTTGGCTTGAGGCCCATAGTCGTATCTTCCACAccggagccagagccagagctggagctggagctggagccaGAGCATCTGCCAGGTGCCGATCCCGAGCTGGAGGCGGACACTGAGCTGGATGGCGATACGCCAGAGAGCAGTGAGGAGGTGAACAAGCTGCAAAGTTTGCGGGACACAAATACGGCAGCAGGCCAAAAACAGCTCGAGACGATAAAAGTAAGCGTCGAGAAGCTGGAGGTGATTGAGATTAAAACGGACGGCACAACCGGACACCTAATGCCCATTGTCAGCGGCATGGGGGAGAGCAGTAAGCAGGCGAGAAAGTGA
- the LOC6632589 gene encoding testis-specific serine/threonine-protein kinase 1 → MTNYGGSRQLSTRSSDIDALAQRGYNIGHKIGEGSYATVITAGYADESGHGVNLACKIIDKAKAPTDFVHKFFPRELEILTKLDHPNIIQIHSILQRGPKIFIFMRYAEKGDLLTHIKKSGPIDEKQSKVWFFQMAKALKYLHTHDIAHRDLKCENILLSKRLNVKLADFGFARYCRDEAGHQLKSETYCGSAAYAAPEVVCGVPYDPKLADAWSLGVILFIMMNAKMPFDDSNLTKLLEDQRGKKFAFRRKLQDVISPHAKATVSVLLEPDAATRWDLREILNCSWLVSVEDPRPSAST, encoded by the coding sequence ATGACCAATTATGGAGGCAGCCGTCAGTTGAGCACACGCAGCTCCGACATTGACGCCCTGGCCCAGCGTGGCTATAATATTGGCCACAAGATCGGCGAAGGATCCTATGCGACTGTGATCACCGCCGGCTATGCGGATGAGAGTGGTCATGGTGTTAATCTGGCCTGCAAGATCATCGATAAAGCCAAGGCCCCCACCGACTTTGTGCACAAGTTTTTTCCACGGGAACTGGAGATCTTGACGAAACTGGATCATCCCAATATTATACAGATACACAGCATCTTACAGCGAGGTCCGAAAATCTTCATATTTATGCGTTACGCCGAAAAGGGCGATCTATTGACGCATATCAAGAAGTCGGGTCCGATTGATGAAAAACAATCGAAGGTCTGGTTCTTTCAGATGGCGAAAGCCCTAAAGTATCTGCACACACATGATATTGCGCATCGTGATCTTAAGTGCGAGAATATTCTGCTTTCCAAGCGCCTCAATGTCAAATTGGCCGACTTTGGGTTTGCGCGCTATTGTCGAGACGAGGCCGGACATCAATTGAAATCGGAGACATATTGCGGCTCCGCCGCATATGCCGCACCGGAGGTTGTTTGTGGTGTGCCATACGATCCAAAGTTGGCCGATGCCTGGTCCCTGGGTGTCATATTGTTTATAATGATGAATGCCAAGATGCCATTTGATGATAGCAACCTGACCAAACTGCTGGAAGATCAACGCGGCAAGAAGTTCGCGTTTCGCCGGAAGCTACAGGATGTCATATCGCCGCACGCCAAGGCCACAGTGTCTGTCTTGTTGGAGCCAGATGCAGCGACGCGCTGGGATCTGCGTGAAATACTCAATTGCAGCTGGCTGGTCTCTGTGGAGGATCCGCGACCGTCGGCGTCCACTTAA
- the LOC6632590 gene encoding testis-specific serine/threonine-protein kinase 1 — protein sequence MCNNGESAQIQGTRSSDIHALAQQGYKIGSKIGEGSYATVINASYTEESGRNINLACKVIDKEKAPLDFVEKFFPREMDILTKLDHPNIIQIHSILQRGPKIFIFMRYAERGDLLTHIKKVGFIEEKQAKIWFYQMATALKYLHSFDIAHRDLKCENILLSEHFNIKLADFGFACFCPNDSGGQSLSETYCGSAAYAAPEVVYGVPYDPKLADAWSLGVILFIMLNGKMPFDDANLSKLLEDQRSRKYAFRRKLHDLITPHAKATVAVLLDPNATTRWNLREILKCSWLLLEKEQSQQQIQQKQQQQHRLQQQQQQIQ from the coding sequence ATGTGCAACAATGGAGAAAGTGCCCAGATTCAGGGCACACGAAGCTCTGATATTCACGCATTGGCCCAGCAGGGCTATAAAATCGGCAGCAAGATCGGCGAGGGCTCCTATGCGACTGTGATAAATGCCAGCTATACGGAGGAGAGTGGTCGCAATATCAATTTGGCCTGCAAGGTGATCGACAAGGAAAAGGCGCCCCTTGACTTTGTGGAAAAGTTCTTTCCGCGCGAGATGGATATATTGACGAAACTGGATCATCCCAATATTATACAGATTCACAGCATCTTGCAGCGCGGTCCGAAGATCTTCATATTTATGCGCTATGCCGAGCGAGGTGATCTATTGACGCATATTAAGAAAGTGGGCTTCATTGAGGAGAAACAGGCTAAGATCTGGTTCTATCAAATGGCCACCGCCTTAAAGTATTTACACAGCTTTGATATTGCCCATCGGGATCTCAAGTGCGAGAACATTTTACTCTCCGAACATTTCAATATAAAGCTAGCCGATTTTGGTTTCGCCTGCTTCTGTCCAAACGACAGCGGCGGGCAGTCGTTGTCGGAGACGtattgtggctcggctgcatATGCCGCACCAGAGGTTGTTTACGGAGTGCCCTATGATCCGAAACTGGCCGATGCCTGGTCGCTAggtgttattttgtttattatgttgAATGGAAAGATGCCATTCGATGATGCAAATCTGTCCAAATTACTGGAGGATCAACGCTCCAGAAAGTACGCGTTTCGCCGCAAGTTGCATGACCTCATCACGCCACATGCCAAGGCCACAGTTGCTGTGCTGCTCGATCCGAATGCAACGACACGCTGGAATCTGCGCGAGATTCTCAAGTGCAGCTGGTTGCTTCTGGAGAAGgagcaatcacaacaacaaattcaacaaaaacaacaacaacaacatcgactacaacagcaacagcagcaaatacaataa